A window of Phycisphaerae bacterium genomic DNA:
TGGTCAGTTGAAGGGCCCGATGTTGAACAGGTCACCGATTCCGATGATGTGGACAGCCACATCGTGGATCGTCTTGAGGTTGCAGCCGAACTGGCACATCGAGACAAACGCTGCCACCGCCACCAACAATGCCTTCTTCATGTAGGACTCCTTTCGTTCGTACCTTATTGACATGAGCCGCTGATAACCGCCTATCGGCGTGCTCATGACCACGATCTGATGGGGCCGCAAGGTAAGCATCATGGTCATGCTTGTCAATAGGGTGGTGACATCTTTTCGCCGGTCTATCCTGTTTGGCGTTACTCGGCGGGGTGGTTGTGGGGTGCCCGGATGGTGTAGAGGGTTTGGTCGTGTGGTGTGCTGCTGGGCCATGGTGTCGGGTGTGGAGGGTGGTTAAGGGGCGTGTTCGAGCTCGCAGGGCTCTGCTGGTGTTCCCGGCTCTCGGTCTGGCGGCGGGGCGGTCCGGCGTTTGTGGGTTTTAGGGTGGTGTGGTTGGCCTGGGCCGGGGCGATCCGGTGGATGGGTGAGGGTGAGGATCGGCGGTCTGGGGTATTCACTTACCCAGGGGGTAGAGCAGTCTCTGGATCTCGGGTGTCTCCAGGTTGTCTGGTGTTGCGAGGGTGGCCCCGGTATCGACGTTCTGCTGGACGGTCTTGCCTTCGAGGTAGTCGATTGCGGACTTAACGCCGAGGTAGCCCATCTTGTAGGGATCCTGGAGGACGATGCCCATGAGTTTGCGGTCCTTGAGGCCGGCGATGAGTCGGGGCTGGGAGTCGAAGCCGACGAATTGGATCTTGCCTGCGAGTTGGCGGGCCTCCAAGGCGATGAGCATGCCGGCGGTCGTGGTTTCGTTCGGGCAGAAGACGCCCTGGAACTTGTCCATGTGGGCGGTGATCATGTTTTCGGCCGCCCGTTTGGCCCCGGTGACGTCTGAGCCGGCGTACTGGGGCGGGTCGATGATAGCCACGCCGGGGGACTCCTTGCTCATCGTGTTCAAGAATCCGTCCTCGCGATGTCGCGTACTGGCGGAGCTTTCCGCGTAGCGTAGGACCATGACGGCTCCTTGGTTCTGCATGAGTTCGCCCATTCGCTTGCCGGCGAGTACGCCGGCCTTGTAGTTATCGGTTCCGACGTAGGCGATGAAATCCTTGCCGACCTGGGCGGCCAGGGGCGAGTCGGCGATGACCACGGGGATCTTGGCCTGTCCGGCGAGGCGGACGGGGGCGACGAGGGCCTGATCGCTGAGGGGGGCGAGCACGATGGCGTCCACCCTGGTGCTCACGAAGTTCTGCACCAGGCTGATCTGGGTCTGGGTGTCGTCCTCCTTGGCCGACGACTTGTAATCGATTTCGACGTTTCCGATTTCGGCGGCGGCCTTGCGGGCCCCGGCCTCCATGGCCTTCCAGAATTCATGGGTCATGCCCTTGGGGATGACCGCGATGTGGCGGTTGGCGGTGTGGGCGGTGGGCGAGGCCGGGGCGGACTGGGCTCCGGGCGCGGGCGAGCGCTCCTTGCAGCCGGGCGAGAAGGACAATGCGGTGATGGTCAACGCAGCGGGCAACAAGTGTTTCATGGTGGACTCCACTCGAACGGTACGGCCGCGGGGTTTCTGGTCGCGGGCCGGGCTGGCGGTTGTTCCTATCTGAAAATGATGTACAGGGCAACCATGATCACGAACAGGATAGTGGCCAGGACGCGGTAGTTACCGAGTCCCGGCCAGGCTTCGCCGCGCAGGGCGGCCAGTGGGCTACTCCAGCAGAGGGCGTCCTTTTCTGCGGATGGCGGGTCGGGTCGCCCGAGTGACGCCACCACCATGACTGCGGAGCAGGCGATGAACAGGTAGAAGGCCGCCATCATGAATGGTACTTTCCAGGTGATGTAGGGGGTGAGCCAGGCGGCGTGCTTGTTCCAGTCCAGGAAGAAGACCAGGATGCCCATTGCCGATCCGGCCACGAGGGTGATGAACGCGCCGGATGCCGAGGCTCGGCGCCAGAACACGCCCAGGACGAAGACAGCGGTGATGGGTGGGGCGATGTAGGAGATGAGGGTGTTGACTCCCTGGTAGATGCTCTCGTAGTGCTGGAGGGCGGGTGTCCAGAGGATGGAGATGATCATGGCCACGAGGGTGACTCCCTGGCCGATGCGGACCAGGGTTCGGTCGGGGACGTTGGGGCGGAGCTGTTTGTAGATGTCGTAGCAGAACAGGGTGGCGATGGAGTTAAGGGCTCCGGAGACGGTGCTCATGAGGGCGGCCAGCAGGGCGGCGGCGACCACGCCTTTGAGGCCGACGGGGAGCAGTTCCATGATCATGTGGGCGTAGACATCGTCGGATCGAACGCGGGCCAGTTTCTTGTGGACCAGTTGGTTGGTGGTCTGGACCACGGTGGTGTTCTGGAGCCCGGTTTCCTTGGCGATTTCATCGACGCGGGCGCGTGATTCACTCCCCGTTCCCCGGGCCAGGAGAGCGTCGTAGACCTTCTGCTCGACCTCGGGGAGGTCGTTGGCCGCTCCCGGTTTTGGCTCGGTTGCCTTGATGGCCAGCGGTGACATTTTGCCCTGGTTGACGAGGGCGAGGGCGATTGTGCCGGGCATCACGAAGATGAAGACGGGGAGGATTTTGATAAAGCCGGTGAACAGTGGTCCGACGCGGGCGTGGTTTTCGCTCTTGGCTCCGAGCACGCGCTGGACGATGGTCTGGTCGGCGCACCAGTACCACAGGCCGATGACCGGGTAGCCCAGGAATACCGAGTACCAGGGCAGGTTGGCGGGATCGTCTGCGGATCGCAGCATGGTCAGCTTGACCGGCTCGACGTGGGCGGCCATGCCCGACCACCCGCCGACCTCGTGCAGGCCGAACAGGGTGATGCAGATGGCCCCGGCGAGGAGGATGATCGTCTGGATGGACTCGGTCAGCACGACGGCCAGCAAGCCGCCGACGATGGTGTAGAGGCCGGTCAGCACGGACACGCCGATGATGCTGGTGTACAGATCGATGCCGAACATGCCTCGGAGGACGACGGCCCCGGTGTAGAGCGAGAAACCGATGTGTATGAAGATCGCGGAGACGATCGAGAGGACGGCCAGCCAGTTGCGGCTTGCCCGGCTGTAGCGTTTTTCCAGGAAGTCGGGCAGGGTGGTGACCTTGGAGCGGATGTAGAACGGGACGAAGAACAGTGAGAGGGCGATGAGGGTGAAGGGAGCCATCCACTCGAAGTTACCGCAGGCCAGGCCGTTCATGTAGCCTTCCTGGGCCTGGCTGACGAGGTGGATGGTCGAGATGTTGGTTGAGAACAGGGCCAAGCCGATCATCGGCCAAGTCAGGGTTCCCCCCGCCAGGAAGTAGTCCTTTCCGCCCTGAGAGGACTTTCGCTGCCGGTGACCCGCCAGGCAGCCGATGGTGATGACGATCACGAAATAGGCGATGATGATTGTGAGGTCGAGTCCTTCGATTCGAAGCTGCATTGCGAGCATGGGTTATCCTTGGGTAAGGGCCAGTGATCAGTGGTCAGCGATCGGCGATCAGCAAGTGTTGCGTGGTCATGAGGCCGCACGATCCGCTAGTTTGTGTGAAACACTTCCTCGATTTCATGCCACCATTCGCCCGGTTTGCGTATTGGCACCGGTGTCTGGAGCGGGTCAGTCTGTTTTTGTATTTTCCATTCTCAGCCTTCTCTTCCCAGTTCCTGTCCTCGTTGACAGGCTGCGCGCACGGCGTCGTGGATGGCTTCGGGTACGCCTGCTCTCTCCAAGTGTTCCAGGGCAGCGAAGGTCGTACCGCCCTTGCTGGTCACCTTGCGGCGGAGCTCGGCGGGCGGTTCGCCGGTCTCGATCATCATTCGGGCCGCGCCGAGGCAGGCGTATTCGGCGAGTCTGAGGGCGTCGGTCTGGTTCAATCCGCAGGATACGCCGCCGGCGGCCATGGCCTCGACAAACGCGTAGAAATAGGCTGGCCCGGAGCCGGAGACGGCCGTCAGCGCATCCATGAGTGACTCATCCGAGAGTACCACGGTTGCGCCGCCGGCATCGAAGATGGCCCGGGTTTCGGCGAGATCCTGCTCGGTGGCCTGCTCACCGGGGCACAGTCCGGCGATGCCGGCTCCGACCTTGATGGCCAAGTTGGGCATGACCCGCACGATCCTGGGTATGGTTCCGGGAAATGCCGCTGCGATCCGGCGGGTACTGATACCGGCCATAATGCTGATCAGGAGTTGCTCGCCGCGGACCAGGTCGCGGATCGCCTCGGCGGCCTCGTTGAAGCCCTGGGGTTTGACTGCCAGGACGATGCGCCGGCACTCGGCCGTCACCCGGCGGTTGTCTCCGGTGGCGGGGACGCCGAACTGCCGCTGGAAGAACTCGCGGCGTGCGGGCAGGGGGTCGGCCACGATCAGTTGCTCGGGAGGATAGAGCTTCGTGCCGACGACGGCGGCGACGATACCTTCGGCCATGTTTCCCGCGCCGAGGAAACCTAACTCGAACTGGTGGGCCATGGGTCGCACCTCTCGAACGGGCTCGGGAGATCGTGTTTCGGGCGTCGACATTCTAATCGCCGAGGGGGGACTCCTCAATCGGCTTGTGGCACCCGGGCGGTCTCACTCTGTCGGACGGCGGGCTCGGGCGTTTCCTCCTCGTCCACCGCGGGTTTGGGTGGGGTCCGAGGGGTGTCCGGTTGCGTGGGTGGGTTTCGCGGTCGGTTGACGTGCTTGTCTGTCGGCCGGTGCGGCGGGGAGAGGAGTGGTGGTGTTGCGACGGTGGTTGAGCATCAGTACGCTAGCCGCGCGGCTCGGATCTGCGGCAGGTGTTGTCGCGTGTTTTTCAGCTGGCTGTCCGGACTGGTTGCCGGGCGGCGTGGCCCCGTAGTCGAGGGGAGGCTGGTGCATGGGGCGGCTATTCGTGGGTGTCGAGATCGGAGGTACGAAGACCCAGGTTGCGCTGGGCAACGACCAGGGTGAGATTCTCCATCTGGTGCAAGAGGAGGTTGTCCTTGCGGAAGGCGCGGCGGGCATTCTGCGGTGGGTCGGCGGGCAGATCGATGGCCTGATCGAACGAGCGCAGGGTTTTGGTGGGCGGGTGGCGGGGATATGCGTCGGTTTTGGCGGGTTCATTGAGTCTTCGACCGGGCGCATTCTGACCAGCGTGCAGGTTCAGGGCTGGAAGGACATGATGCTCAAGCAGTGGTTTGAGGATCGGTCTGGATTGCCCACCATTATCCTCAACGACACGGTAGCCGGCGGGTACGGCGAGTATCATCTGGGCAGCGGCCGTGGGGTGCGGCAGTTCTTTTACACTAATATTGGCAGCGGGATTGGGGGGGTGTTCGTGTTCAACGGGCAGTGTTTTGACGGGCAGGGTTACGGCGGGGCCTACTTTGGGCACACTTACCTTCCGGACTGGACGGCCGGCGTTCCGGGCGTTCCGCGGAAGGTTGAGGATTTGTGCAGCGGCTGGGCGATCGAGCGGCGGCTGCGCAGCCCCGGCTATGTGCCCGGGGAATCGGCACTGATGGTGTCTTGCGGCGAGGACGTCAGCCGGATCACCTGCCAGGCGCTCGGGGCTGCGGCGACGGCCGGTGACGCTTTTGCCCTGGCGGAGATCGATCGCATCGCTCACTCGTTCTCGATCGGCCTGGCCAACGTACTGACGCTCATCAGTGCCGAGCGGGTCAGTATCGGCGGTGGTGTGGGCAAGCTGGGCGAGATTCTGCTCGGGCCCATCCGCCGCTACACGGACGAATACGTGCTCATCACGAACAAGGGCCGCTACGACATCGTATCCTGCGTGTTCGGTGATGCGGCCGTGCTGGTTGGTGCGGTCCTATATGCGGCGTACCAGCTGGCGTCGGGCAGTTCGTCGCGGTCTTGAGAGCCGGACGAGTTGCGTGCTGGTCGGTCGTACCGTTGTTGTGGGGTCAGCGTTCATGGGCTGCGGGGGGCGACTCGCGTCTGCCCGTCTCGTTCCACACCTTGAGCCAGTCCTCGTACAACGGGCGCATCATCGGCACCGGCCAGTTGAGTTCGGCGGCCGGACCCCAGTAGAAGCTGATCCAGCCGGACGCTCGCGGCCTGGTTGCGGTCAGCATTGTGTCGAGGGTCTGCTGGAATGTGATTCCCTGGGGTACCACCATAGGGTAGAACTCCTCGATCACTACCGGTTTGCGGTCGGGCACCTCGGCGATGCGCCGCCGCCATCGATCGCGGTTGAGGGCCAAGAAGTCCTGGCCGGCGGGTACGCGCTCGGGGTACAAATGGAAGGAGTGGAAGTCGACCGTGCGGGCGAAGGCTGGCGGGTTGAGTGCCCCGACGGTAATGAGATGTCCGGGGTCCTCGGCCCGGATCGCGTTCGCGAGCCGGTCCGCCCAGGTTGCCATCAGCTCCGCGTGCAGGCCGAAGTACTCGCCGTAGCGTGGGTCCTTCGGATCCTGTTTGGGGATAGCGATGGCCGTCCATGATTCTCCCGGCCGGGGGTAATCCGGCCAATGGCGGCGGAGGGCGGCCTGGTTGGCGAACCGTTTGTGGATGTACTGTGTCCACTGCATGCCCATCTGCCGGCAGAGGTAGTGCACATAGCAGAACTTCTGTCCGCCGGACATGTCGAAGCAGCCGATGACCCACAACTGGGTGTCGTTCCAGGGGACAGCCGGCTCGTTCTGCAGGTCGTAGGCGAAGATGGTCGGCTCGCCGCGGCACTGCCGAGCGACGGTTCGCCAGAAGGTGATCTGGGTGATCTTCATGGTGGCGTCGTCGGCCTTCTGGAGCCAGGCGGGCGCCGTGTCTGGGCGCAGATTGGCCAGCCCGACGAGGATCAGCCGCATGCCGCCGCGCCGGGTGGCGTCGAGCAGCAGACTCAGTTTTCGCAGACCCTCGGGGCTGGGCTGTTCGGGGCCGTCCAGGATGTCCGCGGTGGCCACGAACACGCGGGCCACGTTGCCGCCCATTGCCCGCATGGTTGCCAGATCACGGGCGACCTTTTGCGGCTGTTCGCGGAGGACGTCCTCGAGCAAGAGATCACGCCCGTTGACGACGGTCCGGTCGTAGTTGTATCCCCAGGGGACGAACGGTCGGCTCGCTGATTGCCGGTTGTCCTGGCCCGCGTGAGCCAGCAGGAATCGGCCTTCCTTGATGATCACGTCATCTTGGTCGGGGTGGTCATGGCCGGCCTGGAGGGTGGTGGTGGAGCAGCCACAGAGGGCCCAGAGACCGATGATCAGCCATGGCGTGCCTGTGGGCGTCGAGGGGGGGGAGTGGGGCGGGGTCATTGTGGTTTGTTCTCTGGGGCGGCCGGTGTGGTGCCGGTGTTCGTCCGCTGCCGGATTTGGTCGAGCATTCCCGAGGGGGTCAGGATGACGACTGCCCGGCGGGGCATAGCTCCCTGGTGGACGAGCCTTTGGCCGTCGTACAGGTACACGTTCGGCCTGTCCTCGTCGCGATAGAACTCGCCGGCCACGAGTATCCCGGTTCGGAGGCGGGCATAGGCCCGGGTGATACGCACATACAGATCCGGGACCGCGTGTCCGCGAGGGTCTTCCCAAGTATAGCTGGGTTCGATGGCGGTTTCTTCCTCGAAGTTGTTGTAGTCGGCGACGGTCACGAAGCGAGGCCGGGCTTTGAGCACTCGCAGCCACATACGAACATAGAGTTGGCCGCCCTCGCGCGGTTCCTCGAGTGGGTCCTTGCCTTGCCGGGCCACGAATCCGGGGAACCGATGGCCCGGCCAGATGCTCATGCACTCCTCGAGAACGGGTGCCGGCTCGTAGGAGCCCCAGCCCCAGGTCTGCCGTTGTTTCATGGTCGCGTGGTTGTCTCCGTTGTATGCCCATCGCACGGTGAATCGCGGGTCGTCCCAGTCGCCGGGCCCGTAGTTCTTGTCCGTATCGACCAGCAGGAGCGGTTTGCCATCGAGCTGGAAGTAGGACGGTCGCCTGGCCCAATGGCTGGCGTAGAAATCGGCCGCCCGCTGCTGACCGGTGCGGCCCTCGGCGCGCATCTCCCCGCCGCTGCCGATGCACATCGGGATCCGCTCGACTGGCGGTCTGGCGTCCATGAAGTCGAACCATGCCCGGATGTTGTCGTTGATTTGTCCGCCGTCGTTGCCGATGCAGTTGGTGTCGTCCAGGACCAGGAAGTCGACGCCCATATCGCGCAACTGGGCGTAGTGATCCGCGATCACCTTCGGGTCGCCGGCCGTGTACCAGCCGCGGGTGGGGAAGACGTGGCAATTGGCCCAATGGTGGTAGCGGTCGTCCTGGGTCCACCACACGGTGTACCACATACCGATGGCCGGCGTGATCTTCGTTTCTCCTGGAGATTGCGCGAGCGTCGGCTCGGTGCGGAGCGCCGTGGCTGCCAGGCAAATCAACCAGAGGGTCGAGCTCAAGCGAGGGGGGACAAGACGCACGATCGTGACTCCGTTCTTCGCTGGCCGCCAGGAGTGAGGGCGCCCGATTCCTACTCCCGGCGCTCGGGCGTATCCGACTCCTCGGGGGCCGAGGTCGGGGGTCGTATGGCCGGCTGCTTGGCGACCC
This region includes:
- a CDS encoding substrate-binding domain-containing protein, producing MKHLLPAALTITALSFSPGCKERSPAPGAQSAPASPTAHTANRHIAVIPKGMTHEFWKAMEAGARKAAAEIGNVEIDYKSSAKEDDTQTQISLVQNFVSTRVDAIVLAPLSDQALVAPVRLAGQAKIPVVIADSPLAAQVGKDFIAYVGTDNYKAGVLAGKRMGELMQNQGAVMVLRYAESSASTRHREDGFLNTMSKESPGVAIIDPPQYAGSDVTGAKRAAENMITAHMDKFQGVFCPNETTTAGMLIALEARQLAGKIQFVGFDSQPRLIAGLKDRKLMGIVLQDPYKMGYLGVKSAIDYLEGKTVQQNVDTGATLATPDNLETPEIQRLLYPLGK
- a CDS encoding sodium:solute symporter; the encoded protein is MLAMQLRIEGLDLTIIIAYFVIVITIGCLAGHRQRKSSQGGKDYFLAGGTLTWPMIGLALFSTNISTIHLVSQAQEGYMNGLACGNFEWMAPFTLIALSLFFVPFYIRSKVTTLPDFLEKRYSRASRNWLAVLSIVSAIFIHIGFSLYTGAVVLRGMFGIDLYTSIIGVSVLTGLYTIVGGLLAVVLTESIQTIILLAGAICITLFGLHEVGGWSGMAAHVEPVKLTMLRSADDPANLPWYSVFLGYPVIGLWYWCADQTIVQRVLGAKSENHARVGPLFTGFIKILPVFIFVMPGTIALALVNQGKMSPLAIKATEPKPGAANDLPEVEQKVYDALLARGTGSESRARVDEIAKETGLQNTTVVQTTNQLVHKKLARVRSDDVYAHMIMELLPVGLKGVVAAALLAALMSTVSGALNSIATLFCYDIYKQLRPNVPDRTLVRIGQGVTLVAMIISILWTPALQHYESIYQGVNTLISYIAPPITAVFVLGVFWRRASASGAFITLVAGSAMGILVFFLDWNKHAAWLTPYITWKVPFMMAAFYLFIACSAVMVVASLGRPDPPSAEKDALCWSSPLAALRGEAWPGLGNYRVLATILFVIMVALYIIFR
- a CDS encoding pyrroline-5-carboxylate reductase, whose protein sequence is MAHQFELGFLGAGNMAEGIVAAVVGTKLYPPEQLIVADPLPARREFFQRQFGVPATGDNRRVTAECRRIVLAVKPQGFNEAAEAIRDLVRGEQLLISIMAGISTRRIAAAFPGTIPRIVRVMPNLAIKVGAGIAGLCPGEQATEQDLAETRAIFDAGGATVVLSDESLMDALTAVSGSGPAYFYAFVEAMAAGGVSCGLNQTDALRLAEYACLGAARMMIETGEPPAELRRKVTSKGGTTFAALEHLERAGVPEAIHDAVRAACQRGQELGREG
- a CDS encoding ROK family protein, with the protein product MGRLFVGVEIGGTKTQVALGNDQGEILHLVQEEVVLAEGAAGILRWVGGQIDGLIERAQGFGGRVAGICVGFGGFIESSTGRILTSVQVQGWKDMMLKQWFEDRSGLPTIILNDTVAGGYGEYHLGSGRGVRQFFYTNIGSGIGGVFVFNGQCFDGQGYGGAYFGHTYLPDWTAGVPGVPRKVEDLCSGWAIERRLRSPGYVPGESALMVSCGEDVSRITCQALGAAATAGDAFALAEIDRIAHSFSIGLANVLTLISAERVSIGGGVGKLGEILLGPIRRYTDEYVLITNKGRYDIVSCVFGDAAVLVGAVLYAAYQLASGSSSRS